AGCTCGCCCGTGACCGTCCGGCGCTCGAGCTCGAGCAGACCGCGACCCGGGGCGCCCTCGTCGCCCTCGACCCGCGCAGCGGCGAAATCCTGGCCCTGGCCAGCCAGCCCGGCTTCGACCAGCACCTCTTCACCCGCCGCCCGCCGGACAACGCGGGCATCTCGGCGCTTCTGGGCGACGCTGCTTACCAGCCCACCATGAACCGGGCGGTCAACGCCTTTGAGCCGGGTTCGACCTTCAAGCTCTTGACGGCGTCGGCGCTGCTCGAGAACGGTCACGTCGGCGCCGGCACCCGCTACCTCTGCACCCCGGCCTACACCTTTGGGGGCATCGTCTTTCGCAACTGGTACAGCCAGGGCAGCCGCGGCAACCAGACCCTCACCCAGGCCATCGCCGACTCCTGCAACACCTGGTTCTACCAAGCGACCGACCGGGCGGGCTGGTCGCCCTTCGCCGAGCAGATGCAGGCTCGAGCCCGGCAACTGGGCTTCGGCCAGCCCGTGGGCCTGGGCCTGCTAGAGGAGCGCGGCGGCCTCGTTCCCACGGACGCCTGGGTGCGGGAGCGCTGGGGCCACGCCTGGCGGCCGGGCATGACCGTCAACATGGCGATCGGTCAGGGCGACCTCTTAGTCACGCCCGTCCAGATCGCCCAGATGCTCGCCACCATCGTGATGGGCGGCCGCCGGGTCCAGCCGCACCTGGTGAAAAGGATCGGCGACCGGCCCGTAGAGGTGCCCGTCACCCTGGTGCCGGGGCGCCACTGGGACACCTTGAAGCAGGGGATGATGGGCACCACCCGCGAGGGCGGCACGGCCTACCACCGCTTGGGTCCGCACCGCTTTGCCGTGGTGACGGGTGGCAAGACGGGCACGGCGCAGGCGCCCGGCGCCGACTCGCACGCCTGGTACATGGGCTACGGGCCGGTGGCGAGTCCCGAGATCGTGGTGGTGGCCTTTTTTCAAAACGGCGGCGAGGGCAGCGGGGTAGCGCTGCCCGCCGTCACGGACTTCATGGCAGTATACTGGGGGCTAGAGTGAAGAGCAGAGGCACGCGCGGCGGCATCATCTTGAGTCTGGACGCGGGGGACGACGTGAGCTCGGTCGAAGCGGGGCTGGCGGGGCAGGACCACATTCTAACCGGCACCGTCTTTGTCGAGCTCTCCGGCCGCGTGGCGTGGTCGGCTTTGGAAACGGCCGAACGGCTCGTCCGAGAGGCGGGCGGCGCGGTGACCGAAGCACGACCGGCCGCGGTTCAAGCCGCCCCGGTCGGCGAGACCGTCATCGTGCCCAAGACCGTGC
Above is a genomic segment from Deinococcota bacterium containing:
- a CDS encoding penicillin-binding transpeptidase domain-containing protein, whose amino-acid sequence is MTRRLRVLLLGIFALMLGLSARLTVLQILHAEEYRALSTDNAIQQQRVAPLRGRILARDGTALATSRLAVDLMYRGGEIHNWQRISFLAGAGEEPRPPDPTNLRERSLGVALASNLPDEVVPAVEELVAGQDSLYLFRRTERTYPTSLAAHLLGYTTEADPQRFPGYAVGELYGLMGLEASYQETLFGTPGLSLQEVNSRRAVVKTTEISPAKPGSDLTLTIDPGLQRAAEEALARALENQRAGKLARDRPALELEQTATRGALVALDPRSGEILALASQPGFDQHLFTRRPPDNAGISALLGDAAYQPTMNRAVNAFEPGSTFKLLTASALLENGHVGAGTRYLCTPAYTFGGIVFRNWYSQGSRGNQTLTQAIADSCNTWFYQATDRAGWSPFAEQMQARARQLGFGQPVGLGLLEERGGLVPTDAWVRERWGHAWRPGMTVNMAIGQGDLLVTPVQIAQMLATIVMGGRRVQPHLVKRIGDRPVEVPVTLVPGRHWDTLKQGMMGTTREGGTAYHRLGPHRFAVVTGGKTGTAQAPGADSHAWYMGYGPVASPEIVVVAFFQNGGEGSGVALPAVTDFMAVYWGLE